CCCAGTTGAGTATGTTGATGGCGATCGAGGTGAGCTGCCCGAGCAGCGGGTCCCAGGTGACCTGCGGGTGAGAGTTGAAGTGTGACTCGTACAGATACGGCCCCATGCCGCGGAAGGTCGGGATgtggacgaagacgaggtcgTCCAGGTTGCAGTCGTACGGGTCGCCCACCTCCAGGGCGGGAATCCTGTCATCGTACACGACCTGCGTCAAGCTCCAGTCACCCAGCTTCTGCGGAAAACGATCCAACCGTCGTTCGCGCTTCACCAAGCCCCGGACCTTGCGGTGcgtggcggcgatgacgtcTCTGGGACGCTTGAAGTTCCTACTGTTGCACAAGATGGCGTATTCTGGATACTCGACGAGATGCCGATGGCGGAGTGGCCAGAACGTGATGTAGTTGGGCCGCTTGCGGTAACACATGCACCCCGGATTGGGGGCAACCCTTGGGCAGGCGTCGGTCTCGTGAATGACGGCTTGTCTGAGCAGAACGAAACGCATGTTGGGTGTGTGGGGGTTACTGGCAGCCATGAGGACCAGGTCCTTGATCTCGTTGGGAAGTTCCTGGAACACCGAACTGACTCCTGAAGCCGAAGGTCCTCCTTGCGAAGTGGGCTGAGAAGGGTTCGACGCCGGAGGCCCGGTCGAACCATTGGGAACGCCCAACGGGGCTTGCTGAACGACTCGGCTACCTATTTCAGCTTGCCACCAGGCTTCCATGAGCTCTGCCATTGGGTCATCTGACACGGAAACGGAGGAATGATTACCAGACATGCTGTTGACGGATGGTGTTGACGGGTGGGTGTAGTTGAGGTTTCGGTCAGGTCGTGATGCTTCAAATTACTCAGAGGAAGACAAAGCTGGCTCTTTTATATCGAAATTTGGATACAACTTCCTCCAGACCCACGTCTTCTGGTGGTTGCTCCTCGTTGCAATACATATACTTTGTGAGTGGTGAATGATGCCGAGAACAACACTGATTGTTCTTGAAAGGCATTGTTGGACGTTGTTTAGTCCTGAGTTGTTCTTGTCTCCATGTCACCAATGTAGCCGGAAAACACAATTCACCAAGATGAAAGATGCTCTCGGAGCTTCGTCAAAGGGAACAAAAAGATGCTGTTCCCCGGTTCCTATTGTTGATCGCTTTTGTGAATTTCAAGAGAGAGGCCAAGCATCGGCAGATGCGAACAATGCCGTCCCATGTGTCCAAAGATACTGGCGCCCCATTGCGCGTACCGCCAACGCCTTTCCGAAAGACTTTTTGTACTTTTACATTCGGGTATGAGGACAAGACTACTGTCCTCTCCCGATGGGATAGTTGAACATCAGGAGGCCGTTGAGACCGCCCACCCACCCGTCATCGTCGTAATCCGAGGCGTCACCCTTACCTGGCCCGCAGATGACGCAGGGCACGCCGCCTTTCCAGTCGCCGTCGGGGGATTCGCCGACcatctcgccctcgacgcggATTTCTGTGCCAATCCCGGCACCGGCGCTTCTCTTGCCATCGATGCtcacctcgagctcgccgtcgcggttCTTGCTGCTGACCTTGAGGGTCACCTTTGTGCTCAAGGGCAAGACCAAAGGCCGGAAGCTCAGACTCCTCGGGCAGATGGGCGTGATGAGCAGCGACTTTACGAGGGGGTGGATGATGGACCCGCCGGCGCTGAGGCTGTAGGCTGTCGAGCCTGTTGGTGTGCTGAGGAGTATGCCGTCGGCCACGGCTTCGGTCAGGAAACGGTTGTTAAGGTATATGTCGATGTGGGCGAGGTGAGGCTTCGGGCCACGGTGGATGAGAAGCTCGTTGAGGGCGTGGATTGGTTGAGGAATGTCTCTTTTTGTTAGGATTGTGTCCTCGGGAGGGATTGCTGGCAGATGCGCCTGGGATTTCGTCGTCGGAAGCAACTGACTGTTGATGTTCTGGCCATTGTTGTCATAGACACCGACGCGCAGCCGGTGCCGAAGCAGGATCTTGGCCGCCCGGCTCTGGCCCATGCTCTTGCCCGGAGACGCATGCCATCCGGACTGGCCTCCGTTGTGGGTATCGTGTTCCTTTTCTCCGCTCGCGACTCGGGTGTGCGGCGACAAGAGGTcctggacggcgacgccgctACCGCTCATGTACGCCTCCCTCCAGGCCCGTTTGTACTCCTCAAACTTCCACTCTGCCAGGAACCCGATCGTGCCGAAGTTAAAGGCGAGGATCGGCGGGACGGCAGAGTACATGCTGAAGTGGCTCGCAGCGCGCAAgatggtgccgtcgccgcccagtGTCGTGATCATGTCGATCTTGTCGGGGAACGTCGAAGGATCGCAGGTGTAGATGGGGAAGTTGAACGACTCGTGAACCATTTGCGCAACCCTGGGTTCGAATATCAGGTTCAAGCCCGAGTATGTGCTGTTCAGGTGCTTCGCAAAGTCGATAGTCGCGCGGAGGACTTGGGGGGATCGCAGTTTCGGCATCAGGAGGATGTTTCGGGGTGGCGTCGGCCAGTGTAGCGATAGCAGACCGGAGGTCGAGTTTGGTGGATCGCGGTACTTCGGAGTGATCCGCGAAGGGAGTGACGAGACATCGCGGATCTCGGCTGCCCGCGCAGACGCCGTCGTGGAGAAGTTCAACGGCCGGAACGCCCGAATCGGCGCCGCAGCCAGCGGCCGGGCGCAGAGACGCGGAGCTCTGAAACCAAGCATTTTCGCAGAAACGGTACTTCGACGGACCAACAGCAGTGAAACAGATTCACCGGCAGTTCATGGCTGAGCGTCGCGCTCCGGAGCCGGTCGTGGGAGGCGCGTCGAGTCGGTGTCGTGTCCGGGTGCAAAACCGAGGAAGAGTCGAGTGATGAAATGAAATGTTTAACAATGACGACAAAGCTGCTGGCGAGCCCCACTTGAGATCTGACCGAGCTCACCGAGATGACTAATAGTACGGTCTCCATTCTTCCGGATCGGGGGAAGCGGGGTAACGGGGAAACGGGGAGCCGGACGAGACCCACTAATAGCCGAAGCTACCGGAGTGTATGGCCCCACTCTTCGGCCCTTGAACAGAACAAATTTGAAGCGTAGGGCTACACGGACATCTGGTTTGGAAGATTGATCACGATGGCACATAATGAATAGATTGAACCCTATGACAGATAAAAAGTTGCTTCATGTTTGCTCATTTATACTATGCTATAGTTGTATTCATTCCACAAAAAACTCACACAGTCACCCTCGCTTACTCCTACTTATATGTTAGCAGCTAAATCCATCTTTTTCTTCAGCTGCTTGGCGGCGAGATGGCCAAGTTGATCAAAGCTTTGTGCGCTCGTCAACTGCAACACACTGATATCGCCCCCGAGACTGTGTTTCCACCAGTTGCGGATCTCGATGGTCATCAAAGAGTCAACCCCGAGGGCAGACGGAGACACAGACGTATCGACCCCAGTCTCGTCGACTTCCTTCATGAGGAAGCCGCAAACCCTAAGCGCAATCTCCTGCGCAAGGTACGCGATGGAGGATGGTGTGTCAACCTCCTCGGGTTTGCTCTGTAGCCGGGCGAGGAACTCCGACAGCCCGGACGCTCCAGACTGCTTTCCGTCCCGGGTTGGGGTGTCCGAATCTTCAGGGTAGAGGACCATGCGAGGGTCTTGCTTCCACACAACTCGATTATTGACATCATCCAAGGGAATAGAACACTCAAGGCCGATCAGCACTTGGCCACCGAACCCCAGCCCCGCAATGGCAGACTCTAGGCCCGCATCACCACTCAGAGATTGAGCCATCGCAAGCTGAAGTCCCCGGAGCATGTTACTTTCAGACAGCAGCTTTGATCCTGCCTTCTTCATAGCGTCTTCGACCTCACGTGTGCGGCTGACGTAGCCCACATCCTCAACACCGCCGAGATCCAGAACCGAGCACGGGAGACCGTGTCTGCGGCGGTACTGTACAAAGGCATCGAGGAATGTGTTGGCTGCAGCATAGTTCGCTTGGCCTGGATATCCGTGAATACCCGACGTGCTGCCGAAGAGAACGAAGAAGTCCAAGTCTGACGGCAGAACACGGTGGAGGTTCCACGTCCCGCGGATCTTTGGAGAAGTTGCCGTTTCCCACTGTGACAGCGTGAGGTTGGGTAGTGCTGCATCTGAGAGAACCATTGCCAAGTTCATCACCCCTCTGATTCGCTTCCACAAGGGTAGTCTGGAAGCAGCGGCATGAAGCTCTGTCTCGTTCGTGATGTCGCAGGAAACGGCCTCGACCTCACACCCTCGGCCCCGCAGCTCTGCTAGAAGGTCTTGATCGACGGCGCTGTTTCCCGCTGATCTTGAGAGAAAGATGAAGCTTCGGGCACCATGGCAAGCCATCCATCGTGCGATGGACGCACCGAGACCCCCCATGCCACCTACGAGTAGGTACGTTGCCTCGTTGCAAAACGCCGGAGCAGGGAGCTGGCGAGGGACAACATCAAGAGTTTCTACTGCCGCTTTTTGCATGTCGATGACAACCTTGCCAACATGGGTGCCCTTGTAGATGTGTCTGAATGCATCTTCAGCCTCTCGGCACGAGAACATTCTGGAGGGCCGCACAGGTGTGATATGGCCTTGCTTGTAAAGTTGGATGCACCGCTGAAGCAGGCGGGCAATGATGCCGGGGTCCTGTGCTGCCAAATTTGCCATCTCGACACCGATGAAGGAGCGGTTTCCATCAAAAGCTTCCATTGCGAGTCTTCCGCCGGCGAGCGTATCCCTCTTCCCGAGCTCGATAAAGGTGCCATGCGGGGCAACACATTCCCACGATGCGTGAAGCAGTTCGCCGGCCAAGGAGTTcaagacgacgtcgactccACGACCGCCAGTCGCTGTTTTGATACCCTCAACAAAGCGAGAGTCGCGTGAGGAAAAGATGTGTTCTCGAGGAATGTTCCACGTCTTCGAAATGAAGTCGACCTTTTCCTCGCTTCCAACGGTGGCGTAGACGGTCGCGCCGATCCATCGAGCCACTTGCATGGCCGCaatgccgacgccgccggccgcacTATGTACAAGAAGAGTCTGG
This genomic interval from Colletotrichum higginsianum IMI 349063 chromosome 9, whole genome shotgun sequence contains the following:
- a CDS encoding ATP-NAD kinase encodes the protein MLGFRAPRLCARPLAAAPIRAFRPLNFSTTASARAAEIRDVSSLPSRITPKYRDPPNSTSGLLSLHWPTPPRNILLMPKLRSPQVLRATIDFAKHLNSTYSGLNLIFEPRVAQMVHESFNFPIYTCDPSTFPDKIDMITTLGGDGTILRAASHFSMYSAVPPILAFNFGTIGFLAEWKFEEYKRAWREAYMSGSGVAVQDLLSPHTRVASGEKEHDTHNGGQSGWHASPGKSMGQSRAAKILLRHRLRVGVYDNNGQNINSQLLPTTKSQAHLPAIPPEDTILTKRDIPQPIHALNELLIHRGPKPHLAHIDIYLNNRFLTEAVADGILLSTPTGSTAYSLSAGGSIIHPLVKSLLITPICPRSLSFRPLVLPLSTKVTLKVSSKNRDGELEVSIDGKRSAGAGIGTEIRVEGEMVGESPDGDWKGGVPCVICGPGKGDASDYDDDGWVGGLNGLLMFNYPIGRGQ